The proteins below are encoded in one region of Neofelis nebulosa isolate mNeoNeb1 chromosome 17, mNeoNeb1.pri, whole genome shotgun sequence:
- the TERB1 gene encoding telomere repeats-binding bouquet formation protein 1 isoform X3: protein MESEDTKKLQEMKTDLNLLLECLKYQMDNPFSQKEALVTIHSICQQNSNAGVYFREIGGLMFIRNLAKSSEHSMVKEAALYTLGAVAEQNVYCQQTLCTSELFEDLTWFLSNNDSNTNLKRMSVYVILVLVSNNRTGQTLVRETGCITVLTQLFRTVLSKYELNLSDKNVFQSYQLWSSVCSTLCVCVNNPQNDENQMLCCSLFPYANDWLINCITPEIIRPVCSFIGLTLANNTFVQKYFISVGGLDVLSQVLVQLESDSHKTVSSAKLAVVVTKTVDACIADNPTFGVILSKYQIVSKLLTLLLHESLDSGEKFSIILTLGHCTEDCEENQYDLFKNNGLPLMIQALTESQSEELNKAATFVLHNCKKITEKLCLSLGEYSFDENEKQLEDINMKEKNLEEYWKKAKEILHRIEQLEREGNEEKIQREKYKDNVSSMNINIQNTLKHLHGDSIGRGPEAEDKDKSQSRKLPSCKSHGILTTACTNDHQMKTLLKSTNPVDACYRESGQNKTLYKANSSYSQNLHERTNFEKKNSVSQSSDHVFKPPIPVVKNRKQELPVTDPFTLCSDIINKEVISFLATDSHSKMLKYRCSGCIAVGKSLNSRNFSKLLHSCPYQCDRHKVIVEAEDRYKSELRKSLICNKKILLTPRRRRQLSSESTTSGGITRTEGCGSCSQIPQADQRLQA from the exons aaATGAAGACTGATCTGAACTTACTGTTGGAGTGTCTGAAGTATCAAATGGACAACCCTTTTTCACAAAAGGAAGCTTTGGTCACTATTCATTCAATTTGTCAACAAAACA GTAATGCAGGTGTTTACTTTCGAGAAATTGGTGGTTTGATGTTTATAAGAAATCTTGCAAAGTCAAGTGAACATAGCATGGTAAAAGAAGCAGCCTTATATACATTAGGAGCTGTTGCGGAACAAAATg tttattgtcAGCAGACTTTGTGCACTTCAGAATTGTTTGAAGACTTAACTTGGTTCTTATCTAATAATGATtcaaacacaaatttgaaaagaatgtctGTCTATGTCATATTGGTGCTGGTTTCAAATAATA GGACTGGACAGACACTTGTGAGAGAAACAGGTTGTATTACAGTTCTGACACAGTTGTTCAG gACAGTTCTTTCAAAATATGAGTTGAATTTGtcagataaaaatgttttccagagttaTCAGTTATGGTCTTCAGTGTGTAGTACTTTATGTGTCTGTGTCAACAATCCTCAAAATG ATGAAAATCAGATGCTTTGCTGTTCACTTTTTCCATATGCTAATGACTGGCTAATAAATTGCATCACACCTGAGATAATTCGCCCTGTTTGCTCATTTATTGGGCTTACTCTTGCAAATAACA CATTTGTTCAGAAATACTTTATATCTGTGGGTGGACTGGATGTATTGTCTCAAGTTCTTGTGCAACTGGAATCTGATTCACACAAGACTGTTTCCAGTGCTAAGCTTGCAGTGGTGGTGACAAAGACAGTGGATGCGTGTATTGCTGATAATC CTACTTTTGGAGTAATACTATCCAAGTATCAGATTGTTTCAAAACTTTTGACATTACTGCTTCATGAAAGTCTGGATTCAGGAGAAAAATTTAGCATCATACTTACTCTTGGTCATTGCACAGAGGATTGTG aggaaaatcagtatgacctttttaaaaacaatgggcTTCCACTCATGATACAAGCCTTAACTGAATCACAGAGTGAGGAACTAAACAAAGCTGCCACTTTTGTGCTTCACAATTGCAAAAAAATTA CTGAAAAATTATGTCTAAGTCTAGGAGAATATTCTTTTGATGAGAATGAAAAACAATTAGAAGACATAAATATGAAAGAGAAGAATCTTGAAGAGTActggaagaaagcaaaggaaattcTACACAGAATAGAACAgcttgaaagagaaggaaatgag gaaaaaatacaaagagaaaaatacaaggataatgTTTCATCTATgaacataaatattcaaaatacattgaAACACCTCCATGGAGATAGTATTGGCAGAGGCCCTGAAGCAGAAGATAAGGATAAAAGCCAGTCTAGAAAGCTTCCGAGTTGTAAATCCCATGGAATTCTAACTACAGCGTGTACAAATGATCACCAAATGAAGACCCTGTTAAAGAGTACAAATCCAGTTGATGCTTGTTATAGGGAGAGtggacaaaataaaactttatataaagcCAATTCAAGTTATAGTCAAAACTTACATGAAagaacaaattttgaaaaaaagaattctgtttctCAATCAAG tgACCATGTTTTTAAACCTCCAATTCCTGTTGTCAAAAATAGAAAGCAGGAGTTACCAGTAACAg ATCCATTTACATTATGTTCAgatataataaataaagaagtcaTCAGTTTTCTAGCAACTGACAGTCATTCTAAAATGTTAAAGTATAGATGCtcag gttGCATAGCAGTAGGAAAATCCCTGAATAGCCGAAATTTTAGCAAGCTCTTGCACTCTTGCCCATACCAATGTGATCGTCACAAAGTCATTGTGGAAGCTGAAGACAGATATAAAAGTGAACTAAGGAAATCACTTATCTGTAACAAAA aaaTTCTGCTGACCCCACGTAGGAGACGACAACTCAGTAGTGAATCTACTACCTCTGGAGgaataa CAAGGACGGAAGGCTGTGGATCTTGCTCACAAATACCACAAGCTGACCAAAGGCTCCAAGCATGA
- the TERB1 gene encoding telomere repeats-binding bouquet formation protein 1 isoform X5 — translation MESEDTKKLQEMKTDLNLLLECLKYQMDNPFSQKEALVTIHSICQQNSNAGVYFREIGGLMFIRNLAKSSEHSMVKEAALYTLGAVAEQNVYCQQTLCTSELFEDLTWFLSNNDSNTNLKRMSVYVILVLVSNNRTGQTLVRETGCITVLTQLFRTVLSKYELNLSDKNVFQSYQLWSSVCSTLCVCVNNPQNDENQMLCCSLFPYANDWLINCITPEIIRPVCSFIGLTLANNTFVQKYFISVGGLDVLSQVLVQLESDSHKTVSSAKLAVVVTKTVDACIADNPTFGVILSKYQIVSKLLTLLLHESLDSGEKFSIILTLGHCTEDCEENQYDLFKNNGLPLMIQALTESQSEELNKAATFVLHNCKKITEKLCLSLGEYSFDENEKQLEDINMKEKNLEEYWKKAKEILHRIEQLEREGNEEKIQREKYKDNVSSMNINIQNTLKHLHGDSIGRGPEAEDKDKSQSRKLPSCKSHGILTTACTNDHQMKTLLKSTNPVDACYRESGQNKTLYKANSSYSQNLHERTNFEKKNSVSQSSDHVFKPPIPVVKNRKQELPVTDPFTLCSDIINKEVISFLATDSHSKMLKYRCSEILLTPRRRRQLSSESTTSGGIKKRRIRKNFTKEEVNYLFNGVKKMGNHWNLILWSFPFQQGRKAVDLAHKYHKLTKGSKHEAP, via the exons aaATGAAGACTGATCTGAACTTACTGTTGGAGTGTCTGAAGTATCAAATGGACAACCCTTTTTCACAAAAGGAAGCTTTGGTCACTATTCATTCAATTTGTCAACAAAACA GTAATGCAGGTGTTTACTTTCGAGAAATTGGTGGTTTGATGTTTATAAGAAATCTTGCAAAGTCAAGTGAACATAGCATGGTAAAAGAAGCAGCCTTATATACATTAGGAGCTGTTGCGGAACAAAATg tttattgtcAGCAGACTTTGTGCACTTCAGAATTGTTTGAAGACTTAACTTGGTTCTTATCTAATAATGATtcaaacacaaatttgaaaagaatgtctGTCTATGTCATATTGGTGCTGGTTTCAAATAATA GGACTGGACAGACACTTGTGAGAGAAACAGGTTGTATTACAGTTCTGACACAGTTGTTCAG gACAGTTCTTTCAAAATATGAGTTGAATTTGtcagataaaaatgttttccagagttaTCAGTTATGGTCTTCAGTGTGTAGTACTTTATGTGTCTGTGTCAACAATCCTCAAAATG ATGAAAATCAGATGCTTTGCTGTTCACTTTTTCCATATGCTAATGACTGGCTAATAAATTGCATCACACCTGAGATAATTCGCCCTGTTTGCTCATTTATTGGGCTTACTCTTGCAAATAACA CATTTGTTCAGAAATACTTTATATCTGTGGGTGGACTGGATGTATTGTCTCAAGTTCTTGTGCAACTGGAATCTGATTCACACAAGACTGTTTCCAGTGCTAAGCTTGCAGTGGTGGTGACAAAGACAGTGGATGCGTGTATTGCTGATAATC CTACTTTTGGAGTAATACTATCCAAGTATCAGATTGTTTCAAAACTTTTGACATTACTGCTTCATGAAAGTCTGGATTCAGGAGAAAAATTTAGCATCATACTTACTCTTGGTCATTGCACAGAGGATTGTG aggaaaatcagtatgacctttttaaaaacaatgggcTTCCACTCATGATACAAGCCTTAACTGAATCACAGAGTGAGGAACTAAACAAAGCTGCCACTTTTGTGCTTCACAATTGCAAAAAAATTA CTGAAAAATTATGTCTAAGTCTAGGAGAATATTCTTTTGATGAGAATGAAAAACAATTAGAAGACATAAATATGAAAGAGAAGAATCTTGAAGAGTActggaagaaagcaaaggaaattcTACACAGAATAGAACAgcttgaaagagaaggaaatgag gaaaaaatacaaagagaaaaatacaaggataatgTTTCATCTATgaacataaatattcaaaatacattgaAACACCTCCATGGAGATAGTATTGGCAGAGGCCCTGAAGCAGAAGATAAGGATAAAAGCCAGTCTAGAAAGCTTCCGAGTTGTAAATCCCATGGAATTCTAACTACAGCGTGTACAAATGATCACCAAATGAAGACCCTGTTAAAGAGTACAAATCCAGTTGATGCTTGTTATAGGGAGAGtggacaaaataaaactttatataaagcCAATTCAAGTTATAGTCAAAACTTACATGAAagaacaaattttgaaaaaaagaattctgtttctCAATCAAG tgACCATGTTTTTAAACCTCCAATTCCTGTTGTCAAAAATAGAAAGCAGGAGTTACCAGTAACAg ATCCATTTACATTATGTTCAgatataataaataaagaagtcaTCAGTTTTCTAGCAACTGACAGTCATTCTAAAATGTTAAAGTATAGATGCtcag aaaTTCTGCTGACCCCACGTAGGAGACGACAACTCAGTAGTGAATCTACTACCTCTGGAGgaataa aaaaaagaagaattcgtaaaaattttaccaaagaagaagTAAATTACCTTTTCAATGGAGTTAAGAAAATGGGAAATCACTGGAATTTAATTTTGTGGTCTTTCCCCTTTCAGCAAGGACGGAAGGCTGTGGATCTTGCTCACAAATACCACAAGCTGACCAAAGGCTCCAAGCATGAAGCTCCTTGA
- the TERB1 gene encoding telomere repeats-binding bouquet formation protein 1 isoform X2: MAGSNEMKTDLNLLLECLKYQMDNPFSQKEALVTIHSICQQNSNAGVYFREIGGLMFIRNLAKSSEHSMVKEAALYTLGAVAEQNVYCQQTLCTSELFEDLTWFLSNNDSNTNLKRMSVYVILVLVSNNRTGQTLVRETGCITVLTQLFRTVLSKYELNLSDKNVFQSYQLWSSVCSTLCVCVNNPQNDENQMLCCSLFPYANDWLINCITPEIIRPVCSFIGLTLANNTFVQKYFISVGGLDVLSQVLVQLESDSHKTVSSAKLAVVVTKTVDACIADNPTFGVILSKYQIVSKLLTLLLHESLDSGEKFSIILTLGHCTEDCEENQYDLFKNNGLPLMIQALTESQSEELNKAATFVLHNCKKITEKLCLSLGEYSFDENEKQLEDINMKEKNLEEYWKKAKEILHRIEQLEREGNEEKIQREKYKDNVSSMNINIQNTLKHLHGDSIGRGPEAEDKDKSQSRKLPSCKSHGILTTACTNDHQMKTLLKSTNPVDACYRESGQNKTLYKANSSYSQNLHERTNFEKKNSVSQSSDHVFKPPIPVVKNRKQELPVTDPFTLCSDIINKEVISFLATDSHSKMLKYRCSGCIAVGKSLNSRNFSKLLHSCPYQCDRHKVIVEAEDRYKSELRKSLICNKKILLTPRRRRQLSSESTTSGGIKKRRIRKNFTKEEVNYLFNGVKKMGNHWNLILWSFPFQQGRKAVDLAHKYHKLTKGSKHEAP; the protein is encoded by the exons aaATGAAGACTGATCTGAACTTACTGTTGGAGTGTCTGAAGTATCAAATGGACAACCCTTTTTCACAAAAGGAAGCTTTGGTCACTATTCATTCAATTTGTCAACAAAACA GTAATGCAGGTGTTTACTTTCGAGAAATTGGTGGTTTGATGTTTATAAGAAATCTTGCAAAGTCAAGTGAACATAGCATGGTAAAAGAAGCAGCCTTATATACATTAGGAGCTGTTGCGGAACAAAATg tttattgtcAGCAGACTTTGTGCACTTCAGAATTGTTTGAAGACTTAACTTGGTTCTTATCTAATAATGATtcaaacacaaatttgaaaagaatgtctGTCTATGTCATATTGGTGCTGGTTTCAAATAATA GGACTGGACAGACACTTGTGAGAGAAACAGGTTGTATTACAGTTCTGACACAGTTGTTCAG gACAGTTCTTTCAAAATATGAGTTGAATTTGtcagataaaaatgttttccagagttaTCAGTTATGGTCTTCAGTGTGTAGTACTTTATGTGTCTGTGTCAACAATCCTCAAAATG ATGAAAATCAGATGCTTTGCTGTTCACTTTTTCCATATGCTAATGACTGGCTAATAAATTGCATCACACCTGAGATAATTCGCCCTGTTTGCTCATTTATTGGGCTTACTCTTGCAAATAACA CATTTGTTCAGAAATACTTTATATCTGTGGGTGGACTGGATGTATTGTCTCAAGTTCTTGTGCAACTGGAATCTGATTCACACAAGACTGTTTCCAGTGCTAAGCTTGCAGTGGTGGTGACAAAGACAGTGGATGCGTGTATTGCTGATAATC CTACTTTTGGAGTAATACTATCCAAGTATCAGATTGTTTCAAAACTTTTGACATTACTGCTTCATGAAAGTCTGGATTCAGGAGAAAAATTTAGCATCATACTTACTCTTGGTCATTGCACAGAGGATTGTG aggaaaatcagtatgacctttttaaaaacaatgggcTTCCACTCATGATACAAGCCTTAACTGAATCACAGAGTGAGGAACTAAACAAAGCTGCCACTTTTGTGCTTCACAATTGCAAAAAAATTA CTGAAAAATTATGTCTAAGTCTAGGAGAATATTCTTTTGATGAGAATGAAAAACAATTAGAAGACATAAATATGAAAGAGAAGAATCTTGAAGAGTActggaagaaagcaaaggaaattcTACACAGAATAGAACAgcttgaaagagaaggaaatgag gaaaaaatacaaagagaaaaatacaaggataatgTTTCATCTATgaacataaatattcaaaatacattgaAACACCTCCATGGAGATAGTATTGGCAGAGGCCCTGAAGCAGAAGATAAGGATAAAAGCCAGTCTAGAAAGCTTCCGAGTTGTAAATCCCATGGAATTCTAACTACAGCGTGTACAAATGATCACCAAATGAAGACCCTGTTAAAGAGTACAAATCCAGTTGATGCTTGTTATAGGGAGAGtggacaaaataaaactttatataaagcCAATTCAAGTTATAGTCAAAACTTACATGAAagaacaaattttgaaaaaaagaattctgtttctCAATCAAG tgACCATGTTTTTAAACCTCCAATTCCTGTTGTCAAAAATAGAAAGCAGGAGTTACCAGTAACAg ATCCATTTACATTATGTTCAgatataataaataaagaagtcaTCAGTTTTCTAGCAACTGACAGTCATTCTAAAATGTTAAAGTATAGATGCtcag gttGCATAGCAGTAGGAAAATCCCTGAATAGCCGAAATTTTAGCAAGCTCTTGCACTCTTGCCCATACCAATGTGATCGTCACAAAGTCATTGTGGAAGCTGAAGACAGATATAAAAGTGAACTAAGGAAATCACTTATCTGTAACAAAA aaaTTCTGCTGACCCCACGTAGGAGACGACAACTCAGTAGTGAATCTACTACCTCTGGAGgaataa aaaaaagaagaattcgtaaaaattttaccaaagaagaagTAAATTACCTTTTCAATGGAGTTAAGAAAATGGGAAATCACTGGAATTTAATTTTGTGGTCTTTCCCCTTTCAGCAAGGACGGAAGGCTGTGGATCTTGCTCACAAATACCACAAGCTGACCAAAGGCTCCAAGCATGAAGCTCCTTGA
- the TERB1 gene encoding telomere repeats-binding bouquet formation protein 1 isoform X4, whose product MESEDTKKLQEMKTDLNLLLECLKYQMDNPFSQKEALVTIHSICQQNSNAGVYFREIGGLMFIRNLAKSSEHSMVKEAALYTLGAVAEQNVYCQQTLCTSELFEDLTWFLSNNDSNTNLKRMSVYVILVLVSNNRTGQTLVRETGCITVLTQLFRTVLSKYELNLSDKNVFQSYQLWSSVCSTLCVCVNNPQNDENQMLCCSLFPYANDWLINCITPEIIRPVCSFIGLTLANNTFVQKYFISVGGLDVLSQVLVQLESDSHKTVSSAKLAVVVTKTVDACIADNPTFGVILSKYQIVSKLLTLLLHESLDSGEKFSIILTLGHCTEDCEENQYDLFKNNGLPLMIQALTESQSEELNKAATFVLHNCKKITEKLCLSLGEYSFDENEKQLEDINMKEKNLEEYWKKAKEILHRIEQLEREGNEEKIQREKYKDNVSSMNINIQNTLKHLHGDSIGRGPEAEDKDKSQSRKLPSCKSHGILTTACTNDHQMKTLLKSTNPVDACYRESGQNKTLYKANSSYSQNLHERTNFEKKNSVSQSSDHVFKPPIPVVKNRKQELPVTDPFTLCSDIINKEVISFLATDSHSKMLKYRCSGCIAVGKSLNSRNFSKLLHSCPYQCDRHKVIVEAEDRYKSELRKSLICNKKILLTPRRRRQLSSESTTSGGIILEPFGKTVSVR is encoded by the exons aaATGAAGACTGATCTGAACTTACTGTTGGAGTGTCTGAAGTATCAAATGGACAACCCTTTTTCACAAAAGGAAGCTTTGGTCACTATTCATTCAATTTGTCAACAAAACA GTAATGCAGGTGTTTACTTTCGAGAAATTGGTGGTTTGATGTTTATAAGAAATCTTGCAAAGTCAAGTGAACATAGCATGGTAAAAGAAGCAGCCTTATATACATTAGGAGCTGTTGCGGAACAAAATg tttattgtcAGCAGACTTTGTGCACTTCAGAATTGTTTGAAGACTTAACTTGGTTCTTATCTAATAATGATtcaaacacaaatttgaaaagaatgtctGTCTATGTCATATTGGTGCTGGTTTCAAATAATA GGACTGGACAGACACTTGTGAGAGAAACAGGTTGTATTACAGTTCTGACACAGTTGTTCAG gACAGTTCTTTCAAAATATGAGTTGAATTTGtcagataaaaatgttttccagagttaTCAGTTATGGTCTTCAGTGTGTAGTACTTTATGTGTCTGTGTCAACAATCCTCAAAATG ATGAAAATCAGATGCTTTGCTGTTCACTTTTTCCATATGCTAATGACTGGCTAATAAATTGCATCACACCTGAGATAATTCGCCCTGTTTGCTCATTTATTGGGCTTACTCTTGCAAATAACA CATTTGTTCAGAAATACTTTATATCTGTGGGTGGACTGGATGTATTGTCTCAAGTTCTTGTGCAACTGGAATCTGATTCACACAAGACTGTTTCCAGTGCTAAGCTTGCAGTGGTGGTGACAAAGACAGTGGATGCGTGTATTGCTGATAATC CTACTTTTGGAGTAATACTATCCAAGTATCAGATTGTTTCAAAACTTTTGACATTACTGCTTCATGAAAGTCTGGATTCAGGAGAAAAATTTAGCATCATACTTACTCTTGGTCATTGCACAGAGGATTGTG aggaaaatcagtatgacctttttaaaaacaatgggcTTCCACTCATGATACAAGCCTTAACTGAATCACAGAGTGAGGAACTAAACAAAGCTGCCACTTTTGTGCTTCACAATTGCAAAAAAATTA CTGAAAAATTATGTCTAAGTCTAGGAGAATATTCTTTTGATGAGAATGAAAAACAATTAGAAGACATAAATATGAAAGAGAAGAATCTTGAAGAGTActggaagaaagcaaaggaaattcTACACAGAATAGAACAgcttgaaagagaaggaaatgag gaaaaaatacaaagagaaaaatacaaggataatgTTTCATCTATgaacataaatattcaaaatacattgaAACACCTCCATGGAGATAGTATTGGCAGAGGCCCTGAAGCAGAAGATAAGGATAAAAGCCAGTCTAGAAAGCTTCCGAGTTGTAAATCCCATGGAATTCTAACTACAGCGTGTACAAATGATCACCAAATGAAGACCCTGTTAAAGAGTACAAATCCAGTTGATGCTTGTTATAGGGAGAGtggacaaaataaaactttatataaagcCAATTCAAGTTATAGTCAAAACTTACATGAAagaacaaattttgaaaaaaagaattctgtttctCAATCAAG tgACCATGTTTTTAAACCTCCAATTCCTGTTGTCAAAAATAGAAAGCAGGAGTTACCAGTAACAg ATCCATTTACATTATGTTCAgatataataaataaagaagtcaTCAGTTTTCTAGCAACTGACAGTCATTCTAAAATGTTAAAGTATAGATGCtcag gttGCATAGCAGTAGGAAAATCCCTGAATAGCCGAAATTTTAGCAAGCTCTTGCACTCTTGCCCATACCAATGTGATCGTCACAAAGTCATTGTGGAAGCTGAAGACAGATATAAAAGTGAACTAAGGAAATCACTTATCTGTAACAAAA aaaTTCTGCTGACCCCACGTAGGAGACGACAACTCAGTAGTGAATCTACTACCTCTGGAGgaataa TTTTGGAGCCCTTTGGGAAGACTGTATCTGTAAGATAG
- the TERB1 gene encoding telomere repeats-binding bouquet formation protein 1 isoform X1, whose protein sequence is MESEDTKKLQEMKTDLNLLLECLKYQMDNPFSQKEALVTIHSICQQNSNAGVYFREIGGLMFIRNLAKSSEHSMVKEAALYTLGAVAEQNVYCQQTLCTSELFEDLTWFLSNNDSNTNLKRMSVYVILVLVSNNRTGQTLVRETGCITVLTQLFRTVLSKYELNLSDKNVFQSYQLWSSVCSTLCVCVNNPQNDENQMLCCSLFPYANDWLINCITPEIIRPVCSFIGLTLANNTFVQKYFISVGGLDVLSQVLVQLESDSHKTVSSAKLAVVVTKTVDACIADNPTFGVILSKYQIVSKLLTLLLHESLDSGEKFSIILTLGHCTEDCEENQYDLFKNNGLPLMIQALTESQSEELNKAATFVLHNCKKITEKLCLSLGEYSFDENEKQLEDINMKEKNLEEYWKKAKEILHRIEQLEREGNEEKIQREKYKDNVSSMNINIQNTLKHLHGDSIGRGPEAEDKDKSQSRKLPSCKSHGILTTACTNDHQMKTLLKSTNPVDACYRESGQNKTLYKANSSYSQNLHERTNFEKKNSVSQSSDHVFKPPIPVVKNRKQELPVTDPFTLCSDIINKEVISFLATDSHSKMLKYRCSGCIAVGKSLNSRNFSKLLHSCPYQCDRHKVIVEAEDRYKSELRKSLICNKKILLTPRRRRQLSSESTTSGGIKKRRIRKNFTKEEVNYLFNGVKKMGNHWNLILWSFPFQQGRKAVDLAHKYHKLTKGSKHEAP, encoded by the exons aaATGAAGACTGATCTGAACTTACTGTTGGAGTGTCTGAAGTATCAAATGGACAACCCTTTTTCACAAAAGGAAGCTTTGGTCACTATTCATTCAATTTGTCAACAAAACA GTAATGCAGGTGTTTACTTTCGAGAAATTGGTGGTTTGATGTTTATAAGAAATCTTGCAAAGTCAAGTGAACATAGCATGGTAAAAGAAGCAGCCTTATATACATTAGGAGCTGTTGCGGAACAAAATg tttattgtcAGCAGACTTTGTGCACTTCAGAATTGTTTGAAGACTTAACTTGGTTCTTATCTAATAATGATtcaaacacaaatttgaaaagaatgtctGTCTATGTCATATTGGTGCTGGTTTCAAATAATA GGACTGGACAGACACTTGTGAGAGAAACAGGTTGTATTACAGTTCTGACACAGTTGTTCAG gACAGTTCTTTCAAAATATGAGTTGAATTTGtcagataaaaatgttttccagagttaTCAGTTATGGTCTTCAGTGTGTAGTACTTTATGTGTCTGTGTCAACAATCCTCAAAATG ATGAAAATCAGATGCTTTGCTGTTCACTTTTTCCATATGCTAATGACTGGCTAATAAATTGCATCACACCTGAGATAATTCGCCCTGTTTGCTCATTTATTGGGCTTACTCTTGCAAATAACA CATTTGTTCAGAAATACTTTATATCTGTGGGTGGACTGGATGTATTGTCTCAAGTTCTTGTGCAACTGGAATCTGATTCACACAAGACTGTTTCCAGTGCTAAGCTTGCAGTGGTGGTGACAAAGACAGTGGATGCGTGTATTGCTGATAATC CTACTTTTGGAGTAATACTATCCAAGTATCAGATTGTTTCAAAACTTTTGACATTACTGCTTCATGAAAGTCTGGATTCAGGAGAAAAATTTAGCATCATACTTACTCTTGGTCATTGCACAGAGGATTGTG aggaaaatcagtatgacctttttaaaaacaatgggcTTCCACTCATGATACAAGCCTTAACTGAATCACAGAGTGAGGAACTAAACAAAGCTGCCACTTTTGTGCTTCACAATTGCAAAAAAATTA CTGAAAAATTATGTCTAAGTCTAGGAGAATATTCTTTTGATGAGAATGAAAAACAATTAGAAGACATAAATATGAAAGAGAAGAATCTTGAAGAGTActggaagaaagcaaaggaaattcTACACAGAATAGAACAgcttgaaagagaaggaaatgag gaaaaaatacaaagagaaaaatacaaggataatgTTTCATCTATgaacataaatattcaaaatacattgaAACACCTCCATGGAGATAGTATTGGCAGAGGCCCTGAAGCAGAAGATAAGGATAAAAGCCAGTCTAGAAAGCTTCCGAGTTGTAAATCCCATGGAATTCTAACTACAGCGTGTACAAATGATCACCAAATGAAGACCCTGTTAAAGAGTACAAATCCAGTTGATGCTTGTTATAGGGAGAGtggacaaaataaaactttatataaagcCAATTCAAGTTATAGTCAAAACTTACATGAAagaacaaattttgaaaaaaagaattctgtttctCAATCAAG tgACCATGTTTTTAAACCTCCAATTCCTGTTGTCAAAAATAGAAAGCAGGAGTTACCAGTAACAg ATCCATTTACATTATGTTCAgatataataaataaagaagtcaTCAGTTTTCTAGCAACTGACAGTCATTCTAAAATGTTAAAGTATAGATGCtcag gttGCATAGCAGTAGGAAAATCCCTGAATAGCCGAAATTTTAGCAAGCTCTTGCACTCTTGCCCATACCAATGTGATCGTCACAAAGTCATTGTGGAAGCTGAAGACAGATATAAAAGTGAACTAAGGAAATCACTTATCTGTAACAAAA aaaTTCTGCTGACCCCACGTAGGAGACGACAACTCAGTAGTGAATCTACTACCTCTGGAGgaataa aaaaaagaagaattcgtaaaaattttaccaaagaagaagTAAATTACCTTTTCAATGGAGTTAAGAAAATGGGAAATCACTGGAATTTAATTTTGTGGTCTTTCCCCTTTCAGCAAGGACGGAAGGCTGTGGATCTTGCTCACAAATACCACAAGCTGACCAAAGGCTCCAAGCATGAAGCTCCTTGA